The Gemmatimonadota bacterium DH-78 region CGCACGGCCGAGCCGTCGACCGCCAGCACCGGCAGATCCGCCCAGGTGAGGTCGCCGGTGGTGTCGAAGGGACCCCGGGGTGGCAGGATCGCACGGTGGATCTCGAGCACCACGCCCACGCCTCCCCCGCGCACCAGCGGCGGGAGGTGGTGGTGGGATCGATAGAAGTCGGCCCCGCCGGCGTACTCCAGCGCCCATCCGTCTTCGCGGAGTCGATTCCAGAGACGCGTGGCGTCGTGGGGGCGGGCGAGCACGTCGATGTCGCCCATCGGACGATCGCGAAAGGCGCCGTAGACGGTGAGCGCGAGGGCCGCGCCTTTCAGCAGCAGGAGGTCGATCGAAAGCTCCCGCGCGACCGCCGCCACCTCGCCGAGCACCGACTCGGTGAACGACAGCTGAAACTCCGTGACCGACGCCTGCAGGCGGAAGGCCCGCGCGTGTTCCTCGGGAATCGTCACCCCGGCTTGCTGCAGCCGGGGCCAGACCACCGTGAGCAGGCGCTCCTGCGTGGCGAGCGCCCGCACCACCACCCAGTCGACCGGCCCGGACGCGAGACGCCGCACCTCGTCGACGCGCCACTCGGGCTCCCGCACCGCGGCCAGGAGGAGCTGCGCCTCCACGGGGAGTCGATCGATCAGCACGTCAGTACTGGGCCAGCGTGCCGTGGCGACGCGCATGGCGAAGCGCCAGCGCGAAACTCGCCGCCCCGAGCGCGAACAACCCCGCCCCGGCCGCGCACAGCACCGTCAGATCGGGGAGGACCGCGGCGAGAGGGAGTCCCTCGAGAAGCACGCCGCGAAGGGCCCGGAGGCCGTAGGTCAGGGGCACGACGGTCGAGACCGACTCCAGCCAGGACGGGATCACGTGGGTGGGGTAGTAGGCGCCGCCGAGTAGGGTCGACACCAGCATCACTCCCTGTGGCAGGGGCCCCGTGGTGCGGAAGGCGAGCACGAGCGCCGACCCCGCGAGCGCGAAGGGCAGGTGCGCCAGGGTGATCAGGAGCAGGATCAGCAATCCGGGAAGCACCCCCGACACCTGAAGATTCGCACCGAGGGCCCAGCCCACGCCCAGGGTGACCAGGGTGCGGGCGAGCGCGAACGCGATCTCGTAGCTCGAGAGCCCCGCGAGAATTCGGCCGATCCCGGCCGGGGTGGCCATGAGCGCCTCGAGCACCCCGGTGGCCACGCCGGCGGAGATCGCCCGGGGAAGCGCGAGGATCGCCACCGAAATCATGCCCACTCCGGCGAGCCCGACCAGGAGGAAACCGAAGGCCTGCCCGCCCTCGGCGGCGATCGCCTCGGCCATCACGGGCTGCACCGCGTCGGCGATGAAGAAGAGCGGCACCACCGAGACCACCACCCCGACCAGGGTGTAGATCATCCGCACGCGGTACGACAGGTTGGTGCGCCACTGCGCCCAGACCAGGGCCATCACCTCACCCACGGTGCCCCCCGGTGAGCGTCTCGATGATGTCGGCCAGTGGAACGGGGACCGGAGCCATCTCGCCCACGGTCAACCCGCCCGCGACCAACCGGGCCAGCAGGGCCGCGCCGGCCGCCGCTCCCCCCTCCACCGTGGTGCGCAGCGCCGTCCAGCCCGCCTCGGGGCGCACCTCCTCGGCGCGGGCTGCCCGTCCCTCGGCGGCGAGCAGACGGATCGCCGCGTCCACCTGATCGTCGGGCACCACGATGCGCACCCGGTGCTCGTCGACCCGTGCGGCGAGTTCGCGCGCGGTGCCCCGCGCCACCACCGTGCCGCGATCGAGCACGGCGAGCCGGTCGCACAGTTCGAACGCCTCGTCGGCGTCGTGCGTGGCGAGCAGCACGGTGCAGCCCTGTCGGTCGACCAGTTCGGATCGCAGGAAACGCCGAAAGCGCCGTGCGCCGACGGGGTCGAGACTCCGCGTGGGTTCGTCGAGCAGGAGCACCGACGGGCGGGAGAGCAGCGCGCGGGCGATGAGCAGTCGCTGCTTCATGCCCGACGAGTAGGTGCCCACCATGCGCTCGGCGGCCCCGTCGATCTCGACGGCCCGGAGCAGCCGCTCCACCGCTTCTCTGCGCTCCGCGCCGGCGAGCCCGTAGAGCGCGGCGTACAGGAGCAGGTTCTCGCGGCCGGTGAGGCGCCAGTAGAGGCTCCGCTCGTCGGCGATGACCGGCGTCAGCCGCG contains the following coding sequences:
- a CDS encoding nucleotidyltransferase family protein, with translation MLIDRLPVEAQLLLAAVREPEWRVDEVRRLASGPVDWVVVRALATQERLLTVVWPRLQQAGVTIPEEHARAFRLQASVTEFQLSFTESVLGEVAAVARELSIDLLLLKGAALALTVYGAFRDRPMGDIDVLARPHDATRLWNRLREDGWALEYAGGADFYRSHHHLPPLVRGGGVGVVLEIHRAILPPRGPFDTTGDLTWADLPVLAVDGSAVRVLSPEAQLLHLAIHFAWSHALGRGLARTVRDVSAVIARTPPDWTRLLERSRDSRSATSAYWTLRMAQRLGGAEVPSDVLDALAPPRSKWMLDWLERSYVEIALFRSCPSQRLPRWLWTLGMDPRGSGHGDHRPWESDADFRYDVTGDDVETTPTGLADRIRRIPAGLGYLRRTVAGRLGGPHAEPE
- a CDS encoding ABC transporter permease — translated: MGEVMALVWAQWRTNLSYRVRMIYTLVGVVVSVVPLFFIADAVQPVMAEAIAAEGGQAFGFLLVGLAGVGMISVAILALPRAISAGVATGVLEALMATPAGIGRILAGLSSYEIAFALARTLVTLGVGWALGANLQVSGVLPGLLILLLITLAHLPFALAGSALVLAFRTTGPLPQGVMLVSTLLGGAYYPTHVIPSWLESVSTVVPLTYGLRALRGVLLEGLPLAAVLPDLTVLCAAGAGLFALGAASFALALRHARRHGTLAQY
- a CDS encoding ABC transporter ATP-binding protein, giving the protein MSAPPAVRVEGLVKRFPRRRPWSEVLRAPFTRPRDEVLRGVSLEVGRGEFFGLLGPNGAGKTTLFKILATLVLADEGEVRVDGIDPGADPRGVKARLTPVIADERSLYWRLTGRENLLLYAALYGLAGAERREAVERLLRAVEIDGAAERMVGTYSSGMKQRLLIARALLSRPSVLLLDEPTRSLDPVGARRFRRFLRSELVDRQGCTVLLATHDADEAFELCDRLAVLDRGTVVARGTARELAARVDEHRVRIVVPDDQVDAAIRLLAAEGRAARAEEVRPEAGWTALRTTVEGGAAAGAALLARLVAGGLTVGEMAPVPVPLADIIETLTGGHRG